From a single Fusarium fujikuroi IMI 58289 draft genome, chromosome FFUJ_chr03 genomic region:
- a CDS encoding related to WD-repeat protein 8, with product MHPSRVFKGFTASPHCVPSPDGRFIATLSSQSITVRLVFSLSIAHVVKLPSDLTTPVTTLAWSPSSSRILVASADQIHVLSIVDSSFRATIKNPAVGGGKQTLVQFGAHDDEVFACAAFGLKFSIFDLSTSKAIEISNPKFYLPSSAPRGLSVRPQTSHLAILTRTNGRDAISIHHPKSRQVLRSWYPETVDAHGLKWTPDGQWLLLWDAPAHGHKLLLYTPDGQPFRSILASSITGGEDADFETGIKNCNLSPDASLCVMGDGSRTVGAFSTQTWRGGLKLVHPTTVIPKDTLQVWQEQLNDSSHGGSPCTFLRANQMVAPPNRLADGKVPNEVRAGCSSLAFDASSNLLVTKLDDTPTTLWIWDVTAAELRAVLMFHSVVDFHWHPTARELLLVTCQDEKYRGVSFVWDPLSEGPKPVSLGAYLPNGKTVGRTRTTWINSHPEFPVVMISDAQNGVLVSCSDGAQCPTLWREGAVGDRTIGSVQDLGDTADISSLMPDDTSTLDDTFSFKHV from the exons ATGCATCCATCACGTGTCTTCAAAG GATTCACAGCATCACCTCATTGCGTGCCCAGCCCCGACGGAAGATTTATTGCTACCCTGTCATCGCAGAGCATCACAGTGCGCTTGGTTTTCTCGCTCTCGATTGCGCATGTGGTCAAATTGCCCTCAGATCTCACGACGCCTGTAACCACGCTCGCATGGTCACCCTCATCGTCTCGTATCCTTGTTGCAAGTGCCGATCAGATTCATGTCTTGTCAATAGTTGACTCGTCATTTCGTGCCACGATCAAGAACCCTGCAGTTGGAGGTGGAAAGCAGACACTTGTACAGTTTGGCgcccatgatgatgaggtctTTGCCTGTGCTGCATTTGGCCTCAAGTTTTCCATTTTCGATCTATCAACTTCCAAAGCTATCGAGATAAGCAACCCCAAGTTCTATCTCCCCTCTTCCGCCCCCAGGGGCCTTTCTGTACGACCTCAGACGTCACATCTTGCCATCCTGACCCGGACAAATGGTCGAGATGCTATCAGTATTCACCACCCCAAATCGAGGCAAGTTCTGCGATCTTGGTACCCGGAAACAGTCGACGCTCATGGTTTGAAATGGACCCCTGACGGCCAATGGCTTCTGCTGTGGGACGCCCCGGCACATGGGCATAAGCTCTTACTCTACACACCCGACGGCCAGCCTTTCCGCTCTATCCTGGCGTCCAGCATCACGGGAGGCGAGGATGCCGACTTCGAGACGGGCATTAAGAATTGCAATCTCAGTCCTGACGCGTCTTTATGTGTCATGGGCGATGGCAGCAGAACAGTGGGCGCTTTCAGCACGCAGACATGGAGAGGTGGCCTGAAACTTGTACATCCCACTACAGTCATCCCCAAGGACACCCTGCAG GTCTGGCAGGAGCAGCTGAACGATTCATCCCATGGAGGGAGCCCGTGTACATTTCTTCGTGCGAACCAGATGGTCGCACCTCCGAACCGATTGGCCGACGGCAAGGTCCCTAACGAAGTCAGAGCTGGATGCTCTTCGTTGGCCTTTGATGCATCTTCAAATCTGTTAGTtaccaagcttgatgataccCCTACCACGCTATGGATCTGGGATGTCACCGCAGCTGAGCTCCGGGCAGTACTCATGTTCCACTCAGTCGTGGACTTTCATTGGCATCCCACTGCccgtgagcttcttctcgtgACATGCCAAGATGAAAAGTATCGCGGTGTGTCCTTTGTTTGGGATCCCCTGTCCGAAGGCCCCAAGCCAGTCTCTTTGGGCGCTTATTTGCCAAACGGAAAGACTGTTGGAAGGACTAGAACAACATGGATCAACAGTCATCCTGAATTCCCGGTTGTGATGATCTCAGACGCGCAAAACGGAGTCCTAGTATCGTGCTCAGATGGGGCACAATGCCCGACTCTATGGCGTGAAGGGGCAGTTGGCGATAGAACCATAGGATCGGTACAGGATCTTGGAGATACCGCCGACATATCTTCTCTGATGCCAGACGACACATCCACTTTGGACGATACCTTCTCTTTCAAGCACGTGTAG
- a CDS encoding probable molybdenum cofactor biosynthesis protein 1 B, with translation MAPSRALLACPSSRTIATASARPHEAPREPPSAPSEIDLLQSRRRRIRDPKPFSDFLTDTFHRQHDYLRISVSERCNLRCVYCMPEEGVPLSPNRELLTTPEIVLLSSVFVSQGVTKIRLTGGEPTVRRDILPLMQQIGELRRHGLKEICITTNGISLHRKLDSMIKSGLTGVNLSLDTLDPWQFQIMTRRKGFEAVQKSIDRILELNRLGAGIKLKINCVVMRGVNDREVLPFVGLTEEKDVEVRFIEYMPFDGNKWSKNKMFSYQEMLDLIRTKYPTLEKVQDHKNDTSKTWHIPGFTGRIGFITSMTHNFCGTCNRLRITGDGNLKVCLFGNAEVSLRDILRKSNSGEPIDERAFDAMKQIEMDRRRDLLTSDRTPLGLAPNETELLEVIGAAVKRKKAKHAGIGELEHMKNRPMILIGG, from the coding sequence ATGGCTCCTTCACGAGCGCTCCTCGCTTGTCCCTCCTCTAGAACCATTGCGACAGCTTCTGCGAGACCCCATGAGGCACCCCGCGAACCTCCCTCTGCACCGTCAGAGATCGACCTCCTACAGTCTCGTCGCCGGCGCATCCGAGATCCAAAACCCTTCTCCGACTTCCTCACAGATACCTTCCACCGACAGCATGATTACCTTCGCATATCTGTCTCGGAGCGCTGCAATTTGCGATGTGTCTACTGCATGCCCGAAGAAGGCGTGCCATTGTCACCAAATCGGGAGCTCTTGACAACACCAGAGATTGTCCTCTTGTCGTCCGTGTTTGTCTCGCAGGGTGTGACTAAGATCAGATTGACGGGAGGAGAACCGACTGTGCGGCGAGACATCCTACCTCTGATGCAACAGATTGGAGAGCTACGACGGCATGGTCTAAAGGAGATCTGCATCACAACCAACGGCATCTCTCTGCACCGGAAGCTCGACAGCATGATCAAGAGTGGACTGACGGGTGTCAACCTGAGCCTCGACACTCTGGATCCTTGGCAGTTCCAGATCATGACAAGGAGGAAAGGCTTCGAGGCCGTGCAGAAGAGCATCGATAGGATTCTGGAGCTCAACAGACTTGGTGCTGgaatcaagctcaagatcaatTGCGTGGTCATGAGGGGTGTCAACGACAGAGAGGTGCTCCCGTTCGTGGGCCTGACGGAAGAAAAGGACGTCGAAGTCCGGTTCATCGAGTACATGCCATTCGACGGTAACAAGTGGAGCAAAAACAAGATGTTTAGCTATCAAGAGATGCTGGACCTCATCAGGACAAAGTACCCAACGCTGGAAAAAGTGCAGGATCACAAGAACGATACAAGCAAGACGTGGCACATTCCCGGTTTCACTGGAAGGATAGGCTTCATCACGAGCATGACGCACAACTTCTGCGGTACTTGCAACCGTCTTCGAATAACAGGTGACGGCAACCTCAAGGTGTGCTTATTTGGCAATGCTGAGGTGTCTCTACGCGATATCCTACGGAAGTCCAACAGTGGCGAGCCCATCGATGAGCGGGCTTTCGATGCCATGAAACAGATCGAGATGGACCGGCGGAGGGATTTGTTGACGTCAGACCGGACTCCTCTCGGCCTGGCACCTAATGAGACGGAGCTGCTCGAAGTCATTGGTGCCGCtgtcaagagaaagaaggcaAAACATGCGGGCATCGGTGAGCTCGAGCATATGAAGAATAGGCCCATGATCTTGATAGGTGGGTGA
- a CDS encoding probable molybdenum cofactor biosynthesis protein 1 B — protein sequence MPPRMQYLLYNGPCFKAGRSVFTQQRLFSKTRHVRGQDSSDNATLTHVSASGEARMVSISDKTVTSRIAKAACTVRFSNSTAIGLIRDNQMKKGDVLGVARIAGIMASKRTPDLIPLCHPISLSKATVDLDVRGDDRVEIAATVTCDGKTGVEMEALTAASTAALTVYDMCKAVDKGMVIEGLRVVLKDGGKSGRWEME from the coding sequence ATGCCTCCTCGAATGCAATACCTTCTGTATAACGGTCCCTGCTTCAAGGCTGGCCGATCTGTTTTCACGCAGCAGCGACTCTTCTCCAAAACTCGTCATGTCCGTGGACAGGACAGCAGCGACAACGCAACGCTGACACATGTCTCTGCCTCTGGGGAAGCACGGATGGTCTCCATATCAGACAAGACGGTGACATCACGCATCGCCAAAGCTGCATGCACCGTCCGATTCTCGAACAGCACAGCGATTGGGCTCATCAGAGACaaccagatgaagaagggagaTGTCCTGGGGGTTGCGCGGATCGCTGGCATCATGGCATCGAAGCGAACTCCAGATCTGATCCCACTCTGTCACCCGATCTCGCTCTCCAAGGCGACGGTTGATCTCGACGTCAGGGGTGACGACAGAGTCGAGATCGCAGCCACGGTCACGTGCGATGGAAAGACGGGGGTGGAGATGGAGGCGTTGACGGCGGCGTCTACGGCGGCATTGACGGTTTACGATATGTGCAAGGCTGTGGATAAGGGCATGGTTATCGAGGGGTTGAGAGTTGTCCTCAAGGACGGGGGCAAGAGTGGGAGATGGGAAATGGAGTGA